A genome region from Salvia splendens isolate huo1 chromosome 19, SspV2, whole genome shotgun sequence includes the following:
- the LOC121779041 gene encoding uncharacterized protein LOC121779041, translating into MAFKDLSSQTDHKTVKPRLQRKEKLLFQHQPQLMPNKQNSNWPEHGTVMTRHTHVAKFPYLINQGKIRILLRHAKGSGGRIKDFAGGTQTLTKLPRDDMELKLSDDCKATFPFLKEQLMSHSIIRGPDWNYSLEVMCEASNYVVGATLSRKIQGKSYVFLYTSEALGQPQRNDDVTEKEMIVFAFVAFRQHLLGSKVTVCTNQAAIKNLSSKKGSNPHLIRWLFLLREFE; encoded by the coding sequence ATGGCATTCAAGGACCTGTCCAGTCAGACAGATCACAAGACAGTCAAACCACGATTGCAGAGAAAGGAAAAATTACTCTTCCAACATCAACCCCAACTGATGCCTAATAAGCAAAATTCAAACTGGCCAGAACATGGAACAGTCATGACAAGACACACACATGTGGCAAAATTTCCGTACCTTATTAACCAGGGAAAGATCAGAATCTTGTTAAGACACGCTAAGGGCAGTGGAGGACGTATCAAGGATTTCGCCGGGGGAACGCAAACCCTGACGAAGCTTCCCCGGGACGACATGGAGCTTAAACTTTCAGATGACTGCAAAGCCACGTTTCCATTCCTGAAGGAACAATTGATGAGTCATTCTATAATTCGTGGTCCTGACTGGAATTACTCCCTTGAGGTGATGTGTGAGGCTAGTAACTATGTTGTAGGAGCAACACTAAGTCGGAAAATACAAGGGAAAAGTTATGTTTTCCTCTACACATCAGAAGCATTGGGTCAGCCGCAAAGGAATGATGATGTAACAGAAAAAGAAATGATAGTCTTTGCATTTGTGGCGTTCAGGCAGCACCTACTCGGTTCCAAGGTGACGGTGTGTACAAACCAGGCGGCCATCAAAAACCTATCGTCGAAGAAGGGATCAAACCCGCATTTGATCAGATGGTTATTCCTTCTACGGGAGTTTGAGTGA